The Pseudomonas sp. MM223 genome segment CTCAGTGGGCCCTATGACAACCGCCTGGCGCTGGACGAGGTGGTGCAGATGATGGCCGGCCTGGCCTACATGACTGGCCCGGTAGGCCGCCCGTTGCGTGCTGGCAGCTCGGTGAACGACATCATGGGCGGCATGTTCGGCGCCATTGGCGTGTTGGCGGCGCTCAACGAGCGCCACACCACAGGCAGCGGCCGCGAGGTGCAAAGTGCCCTGTACGAAAACTGCGTGCTGCTGGCCGCCCAGCACATGCAGCAGTACGTGGTCACCGGCGAGGCCGCCGCGCCGATGCCCAACCGCATCAGTGCCTGGGCCATCTATGACGTGTTCACCTTCGCCGGTGGCGAGCAGATGTTCGTTGCCGCCACGGGTGAAGGGCAGTGGCACGCGCTGTGTCAGGTACTGGGGCAAACAGCCTTGCTCGATGACCCGACGCTGGCCAGCAACAACGACCGCGTGTTGCAACGGCCACGGCTGCTGGCGCAGCTGGCCGAGGTGTTCGCGCCACTGGACGCTGGGCAACTGGCGCTGCAACTGGAGGCCAACGGCATCCCGTTTGCGCCGATCCGCCGACCGGAAGAATTGTTCGACGACCTGCATCTGCAGCAGAGCGGCGGTATGGCCGACCTGCAACTGGAAGACGGCAGCCACACACCGATGCCGTTGCTGCCTTTGTCGCTGGACGGCCAGCGCCTGCAACCACGCCGGTCGATCGCGCGGATTGGCGAGCACACCCGTCAGGTGATGCGTGAGTTGGGTTACAGCGATGAGCACATTGCCCAGCTGTGCGCGGCGGGTGTGCTGAAAACCGATGACGCGGCGTGAGGAGGACGTGAGATGGCAATCTACCAATACGACACCCTCGCGCCCAGCCTGCACCCGGAAAGTTTCGTCGCCGAAGACGCTACCGTGATCGGCGATGTCACCTTGGAACAAGGCGTCAGCGTATGGCCGCAGGCCGTACTGCGGGGCGACAACGAACCCATCCGTATCGGCCAGCACAGCAACGTGCAGGAAGGCGCAGTGTTGCATGCCGACCCCGGCTTTGCGTTGACCGTGGGGCAGGGTGTCACCATCGGCCACCAAGCCATGCTGCACGGCTGCACCATCGGTGATGGTGCGCTGATCGGTATCCAGGCGGTGGTGCTCAACGGCGCGGTCATCGGCAACAACTGCCTGGTCGGGGCTGGCGCCATCGTCACCGAAGGCAAGGTGTTCCCCGACAACTCATTGATCCTGGGTGCGCCTGCCAAGGTGGTGCGCGAACTGACGGCCGAAGCCATCGCCAGCATGCAGCGTAACGCCGTCGAGTACGTCGCAAAAGGCCAGAGCTTCAAGGAAAAACTGATCCGTATCCGCTGAAAACCTGCTGGCGACGACTATAAAGGCGTCGCTGCTCTCCAATAATTACAAGAATGGAGATCCACCATGGTTGCCATGACCGGCGAACTGGCGCGTGAGCGCAACGACAGCCACATCAATGAACTGCTGCTGTACCGCCGCGTGGCCTGGCGCATCATGCCGCTGGCCATCATCTGCTTCCTGTTCTCGTACTTTGACCGCATCAACATCAGTTTCGCCAAGGCGCAAATGCAGCAGGAACTGGGCCTCAGCGACGCCGCCTACGGCCTGGCCGCGAGCATGTTCTTCGTGGGTTACGTGTTGTTCGAAGTACCCAGCAGCCTGGGCCTGAAGCGTTATGGCGCACCGGCCTGGATCTGCCGGATCATGGTGTCGTGGGGCCTGGCGACGGCGGCGCTGGTGTTTGCCTATACCCAGTACACCCTGTATTTCCTGCGCTTTCTGATCGGGGTGATGGAGGCCGGTTTCGGCCCGGCGATCCTGTTCTACCTGGCATGCTGGTTTCCGCGCAAGCACCTGGCGAAGATGAATGGCCTATGGTTCCTGGCGGTACCACTGGCCGGTGCGGTGGGTGGCCCGGCAGCAGGCGTCTTGCTGGGGACCATGGATGGCGTGCTGGGCCTGGCCGGTTGGCACTGGTTGTTCCTGATGTCCGGCTTGCCTTGCGTGGTGCTGGGCCTGCTGGTGTTGTGGAAACTGGACCGCGACATCGAAGCGGCAAAATGGCTGAGCCGTGAGGAGAAGGACCTGCTGGCGGAAAACCTGGCCCAGGACAAGCGCGCCGCAAAACCGATCCTGGGCTCGATCTGGCGGGTGTTGCTGACCCGCGAAGTGGCGATCATGGCGTTCATCTACTACGTGATCAAAACCGCGTCCTATGGCCTTAACTTCTGGATGCCGCACCTGATCAAATCATCGGGTGTGCAGGACATGCTTTGGGTTGGTGTGCTGTCGGCGCTGCCTTACGCGGTGGCCTGCATCGGCATGGTGTTGCTGACCCGTCGCTCCGACCGTACCGGCGAGCGCAAGCGCTACCTGGTGTACTGCCTGCTTGCGGCTGCCGTCGGCTATCTGCTGGCGTGTCTGTATTCCGACTCGTCGTTGGCGATGATGGCCGCGCTGGTGCTGGCTACCGCAGGCACCTTCATCGCCATACCGATCTTCTGGACCATTCCACAGTCAACCTTCTCGGGCTTGGCAATTGCCACCGGTACTGCGGCCATCAACTCGGTCGGGCAGCTAAGCGGCATCGTCGCACCGGTAATGGTGGGCAAGATCAATGACCTCACCGGCAGCAACGCCATGGGCATGCTGTCCATCGCCCCACTGATCCTGCTTGCCTGCCTGGTGGTGATGCGTTACGTACGCAACCCGCGAAGCTGATTGGCGCTGAGTCTTCAAACAACAACAAGAACAAGGCACACCCATGATGATTATTTCCCGGCGAGCATCGCTGATGCTCGGGGCGCTTTGCTGCGCCTGTCAAAACGCACAGGCCAGCTTTATCGACGGTGCCAGCGGCAGCCTCGAACTGCGCAATTTCTATTTCGACCGCGACTTTCACGGTGACAGCGCCACGCAGTCACGGCGCGGTGAATGGGCCCAGGGCTTCATGTTGCGCTTGCAGTCTGGCTATACCGACGGCGTGCTCGGCTTTGGCCTGGACGCAGCCGGCATGCTGGGGCTCAAGCTGGATTCTTCTCCCGACCGCAGCGGCACCGGCCTGCTGCCACGTGGCAGCGACAAACGCGCCGCGGATGACTACGCCAAGGCCGTGGCCACCTTCAAGGCCAGGCTGGCGCAGAGCGAGTTGAAACTGGGTGGCCTGAGCCCGCAACTGCCATTGCTGGCGTCCAACAACAGCCGCTTGTTCCCTCAGTGGTTCAACGGAGTGCAACTGGTGAGCAAGGACCTGGACCGGTTCACGTTCACCCTGTTGCAGGTGGATGCCACCAAGTTGCGCGACTCTACCGACTATGAGGACCTGACGGCCATGGCGCAGCAAGGGGCCTATTCGGCGACGGTAACCAGTGACCGGCTGTACTACGGCGGTGTCGATTACCAGCCGCTGAGCAACTTGACCCTCAGCCTTCACACCAGCACGCTCGAAGACCTGTTCCGGCGTGATTTTGCCGGGTTCAAGTTCAAGAGCCGTCTCGGGCCCGGGGATGTGTTCACCGAGTGGCGCTGGTTCAACGCTCGCGAGCACGGCCGGGCATTACTGGGCGAAGTCGACAACCAGACGCTCAGTACCAACTTCGGGTACAGCCTTCAGGGCCACACGTTCAGCGGTGGCTATCAGAAGGTGCGTGGCGATACGGCATATGCCTACGTGGGTGGCACCGATACTTACCTGTTCAGCGAACAGCAGGTCAGCACCTTTGCCCTGGCCAACGAACGGGCGTGGATGCTGCGATATGACTACAACTTTGCTGCGCTGGGTGTCCCAGGGCTCACGTTCAATGTGCGCTATGTGAAGGGCGACCAGGTAGACCCACAGCGCATCGCCAGCGCCAAAGGCAGGGCGCTGGCGGCTGGTGACGGAGAAGGGCGGGAGTGGGAGCGGACCACGGATATTACCTACGTGGTGCAGTCGGGGGCGCTCAGGAATGTGTCGCTGCGTTGGCGCAATGCGAGCATGCGCTCGAATTTTGCCGATGCAGCGGATGAGAACCGGGTGATTTTGGGGTATACGGTCGAGTTCTGAACGCAGGTCCAGTCATTTCTTGGGGGCGGCGGGTTTTGTTCATCCTGATCCTGATCCTGTACCTGAAGTACAGAACCATGCCGCTGGCAGAACTGTCAGGTGCTGGTGCGCCCGACTTGTCAGATTTTGTCCATAAAACGGTCGGGGCTGGAGAAAAACGAGGCGATCAGCACGGCCGTGATCACTCCTGACGCATCGGCAAGAAACAACAGCAAGGCACTGGTGTCGCCAGGCGCCAGATGATTGCCCAGCGCAAAGCCCACGCCATGGGGGAACGCAGCAACCAACAGCAGCACGGCAGCCAACAGACCAGAAAGGAGCTTCATGTAGGCTTTGCCGAATGCCAGGCCAAAGGCCCAGAACACGAAGATGCAGCACACGGCCAGGCCCGTTGATGTTACATACTGAGCGAGTATTTCCAGCCACCACAGCATGGGATGCTCCTGAGCGAAGTGCGCGCTGAACGATGTGGGTGTGCAAAGCCGGCCCGTTAAGGGCGCTGGCAGTTGCTAATCAGAAGCCTGGCTAATCGAATTTGTTCCGCCCGTTCAAACAAACAAGCCCGCTTGCATGGTCGCAGTGAAGCAGCGGCAGTGTGGTTTTGTTGTCGCTGGCATGTTGTCATTGTGTAAACGTTGTGCGGAGTCTGCAGCAAGACCTTGGTTGATTAGTAACTTCTCGCAACACTCGGTAGAATGCAGCGTATCCTCAACGGCCAATTGCAAATGCCTACGTTTCGTATTTTTGTCGCCTCAGCAGTAGTCGCCAGCCTTGCCGGCTGTGCAACCCCCGGCAAACCCACTGCCAGCAAACTGACCAGCAAAACACCACAGCAGTATGCCGCCTGTGTGTTGCCCAAATGGCAAGCGGTGGCGCCCCAGGCCACGCAGAAGTCGATTGCCCACGGTTACCGGCTTACGGCCCCAAGTGCGGTTGCATCTGACGATGTGCTGGACGTGGTTGATGCCCGCGAGGGCAGCCGCGCGACCTTCTACAAAGGCAGCTTCTTGTCTGGCGACACGTTGCGCCAGGCTGCCAAGGAATGCCTGGACTGAATCAATAGCCCGACCCACTGGCCCCACCCATGCTGGGTAGGCGAGCTTTGTGCTGGGCATTGCTCCACTCGGCGCAGGTCATGAAGGTGGTCTTGTCCACCTTGCCGGCGCCGTCGAAGCTGACGCTGTAGGGTTGCCGTTCACCAGCCTTGGTCAGCATGTAGTCGAAGCAGGTACCAGGCACTACTGTCCGCTCGGACTCGGCATCCGGCCTGCCGCCGATTTGTACGACCTGGTCTTTGCTCATGCCGGTGGCGACTTTGGCCACCAGTGGCTGGTCGTGGTACAGCGCAGCGCTGGATGAGCAGGCAGAAAGCGCTGCGAAGGCCAGGATCAGCACGTGAAAGGGTTTGTTCATGGCAGTGCTCCTGCGTAAGCGGCGTTGCGCCGCGAAAGGGGCGCAACGCGCCCCCGGCAATAGGTGCCACACCATCAGTTCGCTCGGCCTTTCATCATACGCCTGTACTGCCTGACCCGCAGTAACGTACAGGCTTGCTCCAGCAACAAGGCCCGCAACGGCGACGCGTGCGCCTTGGGCCTGTTGCCTGCCGCCAACCGGCGCATCTGCAACTTCACCAGGGCCATGTACGCCAGCGCTGCGAACGCCTTGCGCTTCCAGCGAATCGGCTTCAGTTCAGCGGTGGCCGTTGGTTCACCGTTCTGCCAGCGCCGGGGCAAGGCGGGTTCGATGGCCAAGGCCGTGGCGATGCCCGCCATTGCCACACCGCTGGCCAGCACCTGCTCGACCACCGGCAGGCGGCGAATACCGCCAGTTACCATCACCGGCATGGTCGCGATGGTGGCGATCTCCCGGGCAAACTCCAGGAAGTAGGCCTCGCGGTTCAGGGTACGGCCATCGCGGGCATCACCTTGCATCGCCGGGGCCTCGTAACTGCCGCCCGAAAGCTCCACCAGGTCCACCGCCAACTCGTTCAGCCATAGCACCACCTGGCGTGCATCGGCCGGTTCGAAGCCGCCGCGCTGGAAGTCTGCCGAGTTCAGTTTCACCGCCACGCTGAAACCCGGTGTAACCACCCCGCGCACGGCCTTGACAACCTCCAGCAGCAGCCGCGCGCGGTTTTCCAGGCTGCCACCCCAACGGTCCTGCCGCTGGTTGCTTAGCGGCGACAGAAACTGGCTGAGCAAGTAGCCGTGGGCGGCGTGAATTTGCACGCCACTGAAGCCGGCCTGTTCGGCCAGCGCTGCAGTACTGGCGAAGCGCTGGACCAGTGCGACGATCTCGGCTTCATCCAGGGCTTTGGGCAGTGGGAACAGCGTGGACAAGCCGCCCATGTCCAGGGCAACGGCCGAAGGCGCCACGGTGGGTTGGCCAAGGTTCGCCTGCATCTGTCGCCCTGGGTGGTTGATCTGCATCCAGAACTGCGCGCCGTGGGCGCGGCCTGTGCGGGCCCAGTCGCGAAAACGTTGCAGTGGCTGGCTGGTATCGAGCATCACGCCGCCCGGGCCGGTCATGGCGCCCGGGTCGATCATCACGTTGCCGGTCAGCAACAACCCCGCACCGCCTTGCGCCCAGGCCTGGTAAAGGCGCAGCAAATGGTCGGACGGGGTCTGGTCCGGGTTAGCCAGGTTTTCTTCCATTGCTGCCTTGGCGATGCGGTTGGGAATGATGCTTCCATTAGGCAGGTGAAGGGGTTGGAACGGGGTCATGGCAATCTCCGAAAAGCGCTACCACGCATCGGTTCATGTCGGCGTGGGCTGGGCTCGGAAGAAGGTTAAGGTTAAAGTCAACTTTAAGGTCAATAGGCGCAATGAGGTCGAGATGAAAATTGGTGAGCTGGCGCGACGGACGGGGCTTAGTGCATCGCGTATCCGCTTTTATGAAGCCAGTGGGCTGATTGCCGCCCGACGCCTGGGCAACGGGTACAGGGATTACCCGGAGCAAATGGTGCGGGCGCTAGAGGTGATCACGTGCGGCCAGCAGGCGGGTTTCAGCCTTGAAGAAATGCGCAAACTTGGCGACGCATCCGGGGCAGAAGAGGGGGGCCATGGTGTGTTGCTGGCAAGCCTCAAGCGCAAGGTGGCGGAAATTGAAGCGATGCAGCAGCGCCTGGCCCAGAACCGCGCGCAGTTGCTGGCGGTTATTGCCGGTATCGAAGACAAGCCTCAGGGGATGGACTGCGAAGCCAATGCCCAGCGCCTTATTGCTGGCTGGCAAGATCAGGATGGCAAAACACAGCCTCGTTGAAGCGTCGCAGCCCACTGTCGCCTAGGTGGCGGTAATGGCTACTCCTGATCCTTGGTGAGGGGAACAACCCTTGTTCTGGGTGGTCTGCTGTGAAGGTCTTCAGCTGGACCGACCGGTATCGACCAAGCACCGTTCGGGAGCTGTTCAGCCCATCGAATTTCGCCTGTCAGGGACACGGCGGTCGACTTATGTTCAGCCAGGTAAAGTTAGGTAAAAGCGGCCACGGCATATACACGGATCAGTATTGTGGTTTGTACTGTCCAGTTAAAGATGCCATTGATGAACACACTTCCGTCGCAGCCAAGCGCTGAACGCGGGGCGTTCTCCAGTTTCGAGGCGTGTCGCAATACCCAGCAGGGCCCCGTGGTGATTCTAGCCTCCGGCGCGTCTGCCAAGCATTTCCCGCTGGGCGAGTTCGCCCATTTGCCCGTCATTGCCATGAATGGCTCGGTTGCAATGACTGCCGACCACGGCATCCAGCCTTTCTTTTATGTGTGCACCGACAAGAGCTTCCGCCAGCAACAGCCAGCCTTGTTTGCCACCGCGCTGCGGGACAGCGAACGCCTGGCACTGTGGCCCGAGCAATATGTTGGGGCCGATGTGCCGGCCAGCACCGAGCGGTACGCACTGCACAAGGCCGACACCCCCGGCCTGCTGGACGGTTTGCGTGGCCACGGAGACAACTGCGTGTGCAACCGTGCACTGTGGAGCAAGCGGACGCGCTCGATCGCCTTCAGCAAAGACTTGGCGTACGGTTTTTTCGACGCCCGCACGGTGGCCTATGTGGCCCTGCAACTGGCGTATCACCTGGGCTTTGAAGAAGTGTTGCTGGTAGGGGTAGACCTCGACCAGACCGTGGGGCGCTTCTACGAAAAAGGCCAGGGCCAGCGTTCGCCCTGCGGGCTCGATCAGCACTGGGACAGCCGCATCCTGCCGTCGCTGACGCTGATGGCCCGGGAGGTTGTGAACGAGCACTTCCACGTCTACAACCTGTCGGCGATCTCGCGCATTCCGGCCGAGCTTATCCCCAAGGTCAACCTCAACGAAGCGCGACGAATTGCCGGTTGTGCAATTACCTGAGCAAGAAAGCGGGTGCGTGCGGGGCTGTGGATGCGTACAGTATGCCAAACGCACACTGGCAGGAACCCGCTTATGTCCAGCGCATTTACCTTTATGCAATCGCCTGTCGGCACCTTGACCCTGGTGGCCCGTGGCGAGTGCCTGGCAGCCGTATTGTGGGAAGAGGAAAGGGAAAACCGCGTGCGCCTCGGTGCCTTGCACCGTGACGACCAGTGCCCGGTGCTACGGGACACTGCGCGGCAGCTTGGCGAGTACTTTGCCGGCGAACGCCAGCGCTTCGAGCTGGCGCTGGATTTTGCCGGTACCGAGTTCCAGCGCCAGGTGTGGGCGGCGCTGCTGGCGATACCCTTCGGTGAAACCCGCAGCTATGGCGACATCGCCCGGCAGATCGGCAACCCTTCGGCAGTGCGGGCTGTAGGCGCCGCCAACGGCCGCAACCCGATCTCCATCATCGCGCCGTGCCATCGCGTGATTGGTGCCTCGGGCAGCCTGACCGGCTTTGCCGGTGGCTTGGCGGCCAAGCAGTACCTGCTGGCGTTGGAAGGCCGGCAAAGCCTGGCACTGGACCTGTAGGCATCAGCTGAACCAGCTGGCGACCAGGCAAACCAGTACGGTCAGCGCCGAGCCGGCCATCAGGGTGTACTGCCGATGGGCGCGGCGTGCATGGGCCTTGACCTCACGCAGGTACTCACCGGGTGTCGGTGCATCGGGCCGATGGCGCAAACCCTCGGCCACATCGGCGAGCTGGCCCTGGATCAGCAAGCCGACCAGGTAGTAGGTGCAGGCGTAACTCAGCAAAGCCAGAAACAGATAGATCATGCTGGGTGTGGGTCCAAGGGCAGGGCTATTGCGCTGGCATTGCCAGTGTCCAGCATGATCAGCCCTTCACTGTGATCATCCAGGCTGGCCAGCAAGCGCCCCTGGCTGTCCCATGCTGCGGAACCGCCGGCACCGATGAAGGTGTCGGCTGGCCCCACACAGTTGGCCATCAACACCGGCATGCCCAGTTCACGAGCCACCTCTGGGTAGTGCGCGTAGCCCTCGCGGATGCCTTTGGCGGTTTTCGCCACGCTGACCAGATACAAGTCGGCGCCATGCTCGCGCGCGGCGGCCGCGTGCGCCATGAACATCGATTCGTAGCAAATCGCCGGTGCCACCCGATGCTGGCCTACCGTCAGCAGCAATGCCTGATCGCCTGGGGTGAAATAGGGCAACTCGTCATCGTGCAGGCGCCGTTTTGCATAGGCCTGGCGCGAAGCTCCGGGGCTGAAGATGGGCATGCCGATGCGAATACCGTCGGGGCTCGGCAATGGCAAGCCTACGGCCACGGTGATACCCAGGCGGTCACAGGTAGCCTGAAGTGGGTCCAGCCGTGCGGAGCTGACCGGCAAGGCGGCCTGGCGCGCAAGGCTTGGCTCATAGCCGGTCAGCGACAGCTCGGGGAACACCACCAGTTCGGCACCAAGGGCCGCGGCTTGCTCGATGCAAGCCAGATGACGCTGGAGATTACCTGGCAAATCGCCCTTGAGCGACGCCAGTTGCACGGCGCACAGTTTCATGAAAAACCCTTCCCTGGTACAGGTTGAAGGGCCGAGCATACTATCGGCACCAACGCCTGTACCAGTGAAGGGTTTTTCAGGTTGCCGGGTGCGTTGCGAAGCGTTGGCGGAACCAGTCGTCGAGCATGGCCTTCTCGGCATACAGGCGGTCGCTGCTGCTGGCCACCCGGCCGGGGCGGCTGAGGTACATCTTGTCGCTTACCCGTTCCTCGGCCTGCTTGGCGGGTTTACCCGGCTGGCTGAGGGTGTAGGTGAGGTCGATGGTTGGCCAGGTGATCTCGCGCATGAAGCGCACATCGTAGGCCTGGCTGTGCCAGGGCTCGAAGCGCCCCGCCAGGTCGATGTCGCGGATGTCGATAACCAGTTGCTGGCCTGGTTGCAGGTAACGCTGGCCGAGCTTCTGCAGGTACTGGGTGAGGGATTTCATCACATAGGCGTCGGCGCCACGCTCATAACCGTGGCTGTCCAGGCTGGCGTCGCGGAATTTTTCCGGGTGGTCGAAATGCACCTCGACCTGCGCGGCCGGGGCGCCTTGTGCCATGCTGTTCAGTGACAGCGCCATGAGCACGGCACACACGAGGGCGGTACGCATGATGCACCTCCAGGTACGTTGGGGGGTGCATCCATTTTACGCCCGCCATGGCAGCGCCTGCAGAGGAAGATTGTAATGGGACGGTTTCGGCGGTTGCTCGCCAATATCCGGGGACGTGACTTGGCGGTGGGCGATATCCACGGTCACTTCCAGCGCCTGGAGCAGTGCCTGGACGCGGTGGGTTTCGACCCGGCCGTAGACCGCCTGTTCAGTGTGGGTGACCTGGTCGACAGGGGGCCGCACAGCGAGGCTGTACTGGAGTGGCTCGCGCGGCCTTGGTTCCATGCGGTGCAAGGTAACCACGAGGCGCTGGCAATTACCCGCGTGCGAGGGGGGCGGCTTGACCTGGACATGTACCGCGCAGCGGGTGGAAGCTGGTTTCTGGACCTGCCGCGGACCGCGCAATTGCGCTTCGTGGAACGCTTCGAGCAATTGCCGATCGCGATTGAAGTGGAAAGCGCGGACGGTTTGGTCGGCCTGCTACACGCCGACAGCCCGTTTGCGGATTGGGCAGCATTACGCAATTGGCTGGAACTGGAACTGGACGACGATCCTAAAGTGCGGGAGGTGTGCCAATGGTCGCGCCGGCGGCTGAAGGTAGGCGATACCCAGCCGGTGCAGGGCTTGCGTGCCTTGTTGGTCGGCCACACGCCGGTGCTGGAGGCAAAGCTGCTGGGCAATGTCTGGCACCTGGATACGGGGGGCTGGGCTAGCGGCCATTTCACCCTGATGGACATGCGCACCTTGCAACTGCTCAACCCTGGGCCAGGTGCAGCAGCAACGCCGCAGCCAATATTATCAGCATGATCCCTGAAGCCCGTTCCAGCCACGGCAGGCTGCGGGCAAAGCGCCGTAGTACCCGCTGATTGCCGATGGCCACGGCCACCAGCAGGTCCCAGAGCAGGACGATGCTGAACATCCAAAGGGCGTAGGCTGTTTTCCAGCCGGCGCTGGCGCTGACGACCATGCTGGCCAGGCTGGCATAGAACAGTGCGTTCTTGGGGTTGAGAATGCCGGACAAGAAGCCCATGCCCAGGTTATGCCACCAGCCTCGAACCCGCTGGTTGTCAGCGACTGAGTGCAGGCTGGCTTGCCCGGCATGACGCAGGAACAGCACCCCGATGTACAAGAGGTAGCTGGCGCCGGCCAGTTGCAGGCTGGTGAACAGCAGGCTGCCTTCCTGCAGCACCGACAGGCCGGTGAAGGCCATGGCGATGAACGTGCCATTGGCCAGGGCGATGCCGAGGCAGGCACCGCTGGCGATGTACCAACCGCTGTTGATCGAGCTGCGTGCGACCAGGAAGAAGTCCGGGCCAGGTGAGAGCAGGGCGAGGAAGTGAGCGAGGGCGATGATCAGGAACTGCTGCATGGGCGGGGCGGCTCTACGGGAAAACCGCAGTCTGCTGCCGGGCTTGTCGGGCGTATTGAAGAATATTGCGTGGTAGTGCCTTGGGGCTGCTGCGCAGCCCTATCGCGACACAAGGCCGCTCCCACAAAGGTCCTGCATATGCCGTTCAATGTGGGAGCGGCCTTGCGTCGCGATAGGGGCGCAAAACGCCCCCAGGATCTCAAGGGCTGCGCAAATCGCGATACTGCCCCGGTGTCACCCCCACATGGGCCTTGAACACCCGCTGGAAATGGCTCTGGTCGGCAAACCCGAGCCGGTAGGCCACCTCCGCCAGTGCCAGCCCTTCACCCAACAACTGCCGCCCGCGATTGACCCGGGCATTGAGCAGGTAGGCATGCGGGGTAAACCCTGTGGCGGCGCGGAACGCACGGATCAACTGATAGCGCCCAAGGCCGGCTTTTCGGGCCAATACCTCCAGGTTCAGTTGCGCGGGGTCCTGGCCTTCGAGGTGCGCGATCAACCCGCTCAACGCAGTCGCCCCCAAGGCGGGGGCGGCTGCCAGAGTGGCCTGGGCGGAAACGTCCAGGTCACCCACAAAGGCAATCAGCGCCGCATCCTTCTCACTGTTGCTGGCACCAGAGAACAGCAACCTGTTCAGCTCGCAGAACTGCCCATACACCGCCGGCTCCCGGCAAATACGCGCCGGCTCGCCGGCCCCGGCCCCGCCCAGCCCCGACTCCAGGCGCAACTGCGTCAGCCAGTCGGCATCCAGATGCAGCATCTGGTAACTCCAGGCGTGCCCAGGTTCGGGGTTGCAGGCATGTACGCGGTGGGCAGGCACAAGCACCAGCGTACCTGGCGCCAGGCGTTCCTGCCCATTCGCGGCGCCGCTGAAATGGCTGTGGCCGGCGTCCACTGCGCCAATGGAAAAGGTCGGGTGACTGTGGGCCTTGTAACAGGCTCGGCTATGACAGGCACGACGGCTTTCCACATGCGGGAGTGCAGGGTTGCGCCACAGCGCGGCGTGGGAGCGGGGCATCACAAGGTCCTCGATTTCGCCGGCAGCGTAACAGGTGCCGCGTACCCATACAGTTTTTATCGTTGGCTGTAGCTTGACCGCAAGCACCGACACACGCCGAAATAGACGCCTGTTGCCAAAGGAAAACAACAATGGACCTTTCAAGCCTGCTGCTTTTCATCCCCGCCTGCTTTGCCCTGAACATGGCGCCGGGGCCGAACAACCTGCTGTCGCTGCACAACGCCAGCCGCTACGGCCTGCGCACAGCCTGCGTGGCCGGCG includes the following:
- the ogt gene encoding Methylated-DNA--protein-cysteine methyltransferase (*Name ogt) — its product is MSSAFTFMQSPVGTLTLVARGECLAAVLWEEERENRVRLGALHRDDQCPVLRDTARQLGEYFAGERQRFELALDFAGTEFQRQVWAALLAIPFGETRSYGDIARQIGNPSAVRAVGAANGRNPISIIAPCHRVIGASGSLTGFAGGLAAKQYLLALEGRQSLALDL
- the nicP_7 gene encoding Porin-like protein NicP (*Name nicP_7), which gives rise to MMIISRRASLMLGALCCACQNAQASFIDGASGSLELRNFYFDRDFHGDSATQSRRGEWAQGFMLRLQSGYTDGVLGFGLDAAGMLGLKLDSSPDRSGTGLLPRGSDKRAADDYAKAVATFKARLAQSELKLGGLSPQLPLLASNNSRLFPQWFNGVQLVSKDLDRFTFTLLQVDATKLRDSTDYEDLTAMAQQGAYSATVTSDRLYYGGVDYQPLSNLTLSLHTSTLEDLFRRDFAGFKFKSRLGPGDVFTEWRWFNAREHGRALLGEVDNQTLSTNFGYSLQGHTFSGGYQKVRGDTAYAYVGGTDTYLFSEQQVSTFALANERAWMLRYDYNFAALGVPGLTFNVRYVKGDQVDPQRIASAKGRALAAGDGEGREWERTTDITYVVQSGALRNVSLRWRNASMRSNFADAADENRVILGYTVEF
- the frc gene encoding Formyl-CoA:oxalate CoA-transferase (*Name frc), coding for MSRLPLDGIRVVEISHMVMGPTCGMILGDLGAEVIKIEPVRGDGTRRLLGAGAGFFRTFNRNKQCIAVDVETPEGREAVLQLIDTADVFIENFKPGRMHKLGLDYAALRQRNPRLIYASHKGFLSGPYDNRLALDEVVQMMAGLAYMTGPVGRPLRAGSSVNDIMGGMFGAIGVLAALNERHTTGSGREVQSALYENCVLLAAQHMQQYVVTGEAAAPMPNRISAWAIYDVFTFAGGEQMFVAATGEGQWHALCQVLGQTALLDDPTLASNNDRVLQRPRLLAQLAEVFAPLDAGQLALQLEANGIPFAPIRRPEELFDDLHLQQSGGMADLQLEDGSHTPMPLLPLSLDGQRLQPRRSIARIGEHTRQVMRELGYSDEHIAQLCAAGVLKTDDAA
- the osmE_1 gene encoding Osmotically-inducible putative lipoprotein OsmE (*Name osmE_1); this encodes MNKPFHVLILAFAALSACSSSAALYHDQPLVAKVATGMSKDQVVQIGGRPDAESERTVVPGTCFDYMLTKAGERQPYSVSFDGAGKVDKTTFMTCAEWSNAQHKARLPSMGGASGSGY
- the yrdA_3 gene encoding Protein YrdA (*Name yrdA_3), whose amino-acid sequence is MAIYQYDTLAPSLHPESFVAEDATVIGDVTLEQGVSVWPQAVLRGDNEPIRIGQHSNVQEGAVLHADPGFALTVGQGVTIGHQAMLHGCTIGDGALIGIQAVVLNGAVIGNNCLVGAGAIVTEGKVFPDNSLILGAPAKVVRELTAEAIASMQRNAVEYVAKGQSFKEKLIRIR
- the nicT_1 gene encoding Putative metabolite transport protein NicT (*Name nicT_1), with translation MVAMTGELARERNDSHINELLLYRRVAWRIMPLAIICFLFSYFDRINISFAKAQMQQELGLSDAAYGLAASMFFVGYVLFEVPSSLGLKRYGAPAWICRIMVSWGLATAALVFAYTQYTLYFLRFLIGVMEAGFGPAILFYLACWFPRKHLAKMNGLWFLAVPLAGAVGGPAAGVLLGTMDGVLGLAGWHWLFLMSGLPCVVLGLLVLWKLDRDIEAAKWLSREEKDLLAENLAQDKRAAKPILGSIWRVLLTREVAIMAFIYYVIKTASYGLNFWMPHLIKSSGVQDMLWVGVLSALPYAVACIGMVLLTRRSDRTGERKRYLVYCLLAAAVGYLLACLYSDSSLAMMAALVLATAGTFIAIPIFWTIPQSTFSGLAIATGTAAINSVGQLSGIVAPVMVGKINDLTGSNAMGMLSIAPLILLACLVVMRYVRNPRS
- a CDS encoding NADH oxidase gives rise to the protein MTPFQPLHLPNGSIIPNRIAKAAMEENLANPDQTPSDHLLRLYQAWAQGGAGLLLTGNVMIDPGAMTGPGGVMLDTSQPLQRFRDWARTGRAHGAQFWMQINHPGRQMQANLGQPTVAPSAVALDMGGLSTLFPLPKALDEAEIVALVQRFASTAALAEQAGFSGVQIHAAHGYLLSQFLSPLSNQRQDRWGGSLENRARLLLEVVKAVRGVVTPGFSVAVKLNSADFQRGGFEPADARQVVLWLNELAVDLVELSGGSYEAPAMQGDARDGRTLNREAYFLEFAREIATIATMPVMVTGGIRRLPVVEQVLASGVAMAGIATALAIEPALPRRWQNGEPTATAELKPIRWKRKAFAALAYMALVKLQMRRLAAGNRPKAHASPLRALLLEQACTLLRVRQYRRMMKGRAN